TTTCCTTGTCGATGCTTGCTGAGGATGTGAAACCGAACCGCCTGGTGCGTAGCCGTCACGAGATTTCGGCATTCCTTGAATCGCTGACGGGAGACCGAGTGGGCCTTGTGGCGTTTAGCGGTGAAGCCCAGGTGATGGTGCCCCTTACTCTTGATTACGGGACCGTGCAGATGGTGCTCCGCGAACTCACTCCGGGGTGGCTCATGCCGGGTACAAACCTGGAAAGCGCCATCCGCAAGGGTATGACTTTGTTCAAAAATTCCGGCGGCGTAAGCCAGCATTCCGTGATGATTCTCATGAGCGATGGCGAAGAGCTTGAGGCTGCTGCGGTCAATGCGGCGAAGGAAGCGGCTGAACTCGGCATCAAGATTTATACGATTGGCATTGGGTCTCGCGAAGGAGTGCCTATACCGCTCAAGGATAAGAACGGCGGTAGCGTCTACAAGAAGGACATGCAAGGGAACATCGTGACAACCCGCCTTGAAGAAGGGACGCTACAGGAAATTGCAAATGTGACGGGCGCACTTTATTTTTACGCAAGCCCTGGCGAGTTCCAGTTGCAAAAGGTCCTGACCGAAATTTCGACACTTGAAAAGAAGGACCAGAGCAGTGACCGTATGGAAAATTACCAGGACCGCTACCAGATTTTCCTCGGGCTTGCCGCTCTCCTTTTCCTGATCGAGGCTGTTATCTCGGAACGCGGACGCCGCCGCAAGCAGCTCAATGGACGTTTTAGCTAGTTGCTGATCAATGGTTATTAGTCATTAGATATGTCTTGCCCGCATGAATTGCGGGCATTTTCAATTTTAAGAAGGAGATTCCCGCTCAAGGCGGGAATGACATAGAGTGGAAATGAAAAAAGGCCCGGCGCGCTCGCGTCGGGTCTTTTTCATAGGAGGGATTGAAGAAGCCTTCCTGGTGGGGCTGTGTCTCGACTGGAGAACTGTGCGGAAGCCGGAGGTTGGCTTACTACGCGTGTTGTGGCCACTAGGAAGGCTCAATTATTAATATATGTCTATTTGCAGAATGGGGTACGATAAACCTTAAATTGATTGGTCTATTTTGGAATGTTCCTAATTAGTTTGCTATTTTCTACTTGATGAAAACGAATTATTTGATCCCTGCTGCGGCCTTTGCGGCTTTGGTGGCTTTGACGTCATGTTCCATGATGCCTAAAAAAGCATCTCATGTTAAACATGTTCCGGATATGTATGCATCCGCTACGGAAAGTTCTAGTTCGGCTTTTGTTGCCGTGAGCGACTTGCCGGAACACTATAGCAAGATTGGATTCCCGGAATACAAGTATGTTGCTCCGTATCCGAAAGATTTTCGGGTAGAAATCGCCGATGGCATTACCGGTTACATTGTGAGCGACAACTCGCTTCCGCTTGTGGATTTTACGGTCTATTTTGAAGAAAGCAATTTGCCGCAGGTCTTGAAGGACGAGGCTGCTTTTGAAATGGTCGGTTCCATGATCCGTCGTGGTGCAGGCGGTGGCATTACGCCGCATGTACTTGAGGATTCCCTGGAATTTGTCAGTGCATCGATTTCGACGAGCGTTGGCACCTATCTTTCGGCTTTCGACATCAATTGCCTTTCGAAGGATTTCCCTTCGATGCTTGAACTTTCGAAGAAGGTGCTTACGGATCCTTCATTCGACAAGACTCAGCTTGAAATCGTCAAGGCGAATTTTGTGACTGCATACGAGCGCCGTTATGAAACGCCTGCGAAGGTGCTGTCTGCCCTTAAGTCCAAGGTGAACTATGCGCCGAACCCGAGACTCTGGGATGCCAATTCCGCCGAGTACAAGGCGGTGACTGCCGCTGACGTGAAACGCCTTGCCAAGGGCGTGTTCTCTTCCAAGCGTATTGTCTTTGCTCTCGCTGGCGATGTGGACCGGGATTCTGCGGTGACCGTGCTCAAGCAGTTCTTTGCGGACTGGAATGTTGAAAAGCCGAAGGCGGAACGTCCGAAGCCAGAACCGCTTGCTTTTGCCAGGAAGCCTGGCGTCTATGTGGTCGATAAGGATATCACGCAGGCAAACATTACGATGAACCAGCCGTTTGTGAAACGTCCGCATCCGGATTATTATCCGACAGCGGTGGCTAGCTTTATTCTCGGCGGTGGCAGCTTTAGTTCCAGGCTCATGAACCGTGTCCGTAGCGATGAAGGCCTTGCCTATAGTGTCTATAGCACCGTGGGTAACGACTACCGCGATACGGCGATGACGACGATTGCGCTTCAGACGAAGGTCGAAACGGTAGATTTTGCCATGAAGCTCATTTTTGAGGAAGTGGAGAAGCTTGCGAAGGAAGGCCCGACTCCCGAAGAACTCGTGCAGGCGAAAAAATCCCTGGTGGAGAGCTTGCCGAGCCTGTTTGATTCTCCTGCATCGACGGCATCTATCT
The genomic region above belongs to Fibrobacter sp. UWB4 and contains:
- a CDS encoding pitrilysin family protein, with the translated sequence MKTNYLIPAAAFAALVALTSCSMMPKKASHVKHVPDMYASATESSSSAFVAVSDLPEHYSKIGFPEYKYVAPYPKDFRVEIADGITGYIVSDNSLPLVDFTVYFEESNLPQVLKDEAAFEMVGSMIRRGAGGGITPHVLEDSLEFVSASISTSVGTYLSAFDINCLSKDFPSMLELSKKVLTDPSFDKTQLEIVKANFVTAYERRYETPAKVLSALKSKVNYAPNPRLWDANSAEYKAVTAADVKRLAKGVFSSKRIVFALAGDVDRDSAVTVLKQFFADWNVEKPKAERPKPEPLAFARKPGVYVVDKDITQANITMNQPFVKRPHPDYYPTAVASFILGGGSFSSRLMNRVRSDEGLAYSVYSTVGNDYRDTAMTTIALQTKVETVDFAMKLIFEEVEKLAKEGPTPEELVQAKKSLVESLPSLFDSPASTASIFAKGELLGKTDNHYIDYVTEINAVTAEQVKAMIAKYFDKEKMTISIVGPVAMFDSLKPFTVVPLDSLEFR
- a CDS encoding VWA domain-containing protein; translation: MRFAEPNFLWGLFTLPLFALLFVYAYHRRKKLAARFVSLSMLSKLSTSVSPWRRLTKVLLLLLAIAFLFVALARPQWGRKMEHVERRGQDLVLLQDVSLSMLAEDVKPNRLVRSRHEISAFLESLTGDRVGLVAFSGEAQVMVPLTLDYGTVQMVLRELTPGWLMPGTNLESAIRKGMTLFKNSGGVSQHSVMILMSDGEELEAAAVNAAKEAAELGIKIYTIGIGSREGVPIPLKDKNGGSVYKKDMQGNIVTTRLEEGTLQEIANVTGALYFYASPGEFQLQKVLTEISTLEKKDQSSDRMENYQDRYQIFLGLAALLFLIEAVISERGRRRKQLNGRFS